The Labeo rohita strain BAU-BD-2019 chromosome 10, IGBB_LRoh.1.0, whole genome shotgun sequence genomic interval AGGCTTCAGACCATACCCCATGGGGCCCCCAAAGTTGTAGTCAAAGGACAGAGCGGGATTCGTATAGAACCGCGGCTTGGGGGGTGGGAAGTAGACAGGGTAATAGGCTCGATATGGCTTCTGATAATAGGGGAACGAGGGATAGGCCAGAAACTGCTTCTGCGGCTTAAACCAGTAGTCCTGCTTGCTGAACTTGCCTTTGTTTTTCTCCTTGTACCATTTCTTGTATGGATCAACTGTATAAGAGGATTTCTTAGGTGACTTAGGATATTGGTATGCCTGAGGCCTCGGCTTGGCTTTGAGAGGAACTAGAGGGCGGAAACGAGGGGCGTTGCTCGGAGGTAAATCCttcctctttttcttcttctcctgaACGTCACTGATTATTTCGACCACGTCGTCAGCAGGCAAGTGCAGCTTGCTGGAAATTTCAATCAACTTGTCGATGGTCTGGGGATCCATCTCGTCGTCATCGTCATTGTCCTCCACCTCGTTCGAGCGCTTGTCCTCGGCCACATTGTTTAGAAGAGCTGCCTTCTTCATGTCTCTCATGTAGGATGATGCTTTCTGCTTCCTGCCCATGTACTCCAGAAGCATGTCAGAGGCGATGTCTGCCAACCTCTGCTCCTCCTCACGTGCCTCCTGTGCTTCTGCCTCCTGCCGCCTCACCTCCTCCTGCTCTGCTCGAGCCCGTGCCTCCTCCTCCTTGCGGGTCAGaatctcctcctcctcttcttccacAAAATCGAAATCATCCATGAAGTTTCTCTCAAGCTGGGATGGGTTTCTCGTTTGCTCCTCCTGCCACTTCAGCTTCTTGGTCGCCTGGGCAAGTTGCTGGTTGTAGGCTTTATAGCCTTTTAGAGGCGGGAGGATTTCATTGTCTTGCAATCCAAGGTCAATGTTTTGGAAATAGCCCCTGGTTTTGCGCTGGAGAGGGTTGGCCAAGTTAGACTGACTCTGTCCATTTGTTCCTTTAGCCGTAGTCACTTCGTCTTCCTTCACACTCTCACTTTCATCCTTTGGCTTTTCTTGTCCCCAGTTTTCTTCCCCTTGCTGTACTACCTCTGATGATTTCTCTGTGCCCTGCTCAAGGTCTCCCTGACTCCTTGTTGACTCTATCGCGAGTCCTTCTTCAGAATCCCCCTGGGTCATCTTGTTTCTAACTGGGTGGTCAAGAGCCTCAAGCAGAACCGAGGCTAGAGAACTGGCAGAGTCCATATCTGAGACATGTTCCTGTCCCAAGGGTTTCTGGAGCAGGCTGTCCACTTTCCTATGTGTCCAAGCAGCTCCTTCTGCTGCCCCCGGGTCCTCTTTTGCCAGGTTGAGAGCCACAtcgatgctgctgctgctgactgAAGATCTCTGCTGAAGTGCAGGGGCAGCCAGGGCCAGCAGGGGGGTGAGGCTGAGGAGGACTAACAGGAGAGCTGAGGTGCTGGAGGGGTAGCAACAGCAGAACATGACCATGCAGAGAGGACAGGATGGGGGAGAGGGGAGCACCTtacaaagacaaaagaaaaaatggtGATTAATCTGTGCTTTTTTCATTTATCTGGGCATTAACACGACTGTACATTTTATTGacactttattttaacatcTCGCCTTTACAGCAGCGTAACGTGCGTGATCTGAAATCTGTTTAACTAAATTAATATGATAGAACATTACAACGTGCGCTTGTTTTACAGCAGTACGCTGTCAACACAATGCATTATcctttttaaattcaattaattgcGCTGTTTTAATTAAGTGAGTCCACACGGAGACTATGTATAAAGGCAATAGCGAGCGAATTCCCTGGTTGCCTCTTCACCTATTACTTCTCGAGTCGGATTAGCGAAACACCACGGCAAGGCGACATATGGTTAATGACTATATTAAAACTACACTTAGTGTAAATTGTCTTTCTTGCAAGGTAATCGAAAGCATGCCTGAATGAAACCTTATAAATTCACCTGTGCTTTCTAAAATGCAACATGCAGAAAAACCCTATTATGTGAGTCAAtgggtttttctttttatttatttatataaaagcaATATGGTCGTCCATTTACGGCTAAATTTGTACGTTATCTGccttctttagatttttaaagaataaactCCCAGCGAACTAGTCTTAAGATTTCTAAAAATTCTTCATTCCTATGCACACGATcccaaaataatgttttttttttcttgcttaaacaaaaaaaaaaaccatagaCATCACATATCAAGATTACTTTGTCGAAAAGATACTGATGCGAATCTTGTACtcttgcaaaagaaaaaaaaggtggaAAAAATGCGTTTAGAAATTTATGAATGAAACGCTTGTTGATCGGTCGACCTGCATCTCCTTGAATGACTTGCACTGAGATTCAACATCATCTCAAGCTAAGTATCAGCGGAAAACTTATATCTAGTCCTTCATAGCGTCTCTTTGTTTTTACAGGGAACTATAAACTATTTATCGAGTGCGTGTAGGAATGGCAGTGCACTTACTCACCTGATTTCCCGAACAAATTAGCTGGAACTCAAAGCCTTGTGCTTCTTGGATGAGGTTTGGAAACAAGCGCTATCCTTAAGTTCATTTAAAACTTGAGTTAAAGTAAGTTTGCTTCCCACACgaattatttaaaacacactTCGATCTGTCTTGTTGAGAGATGAATGCGGAGCGTGATTTTTTTCAGCACCACGGACAGCGCAACTCCCATTTGTATAGACGCGTCTGGACACGTGATCCACGAGTCATCGCGCCGCTGCTGACGTCAGACTCTCCATTGATAAG includes:
- the si:dkey-175g6.2 gene encoding uncharacterized protein si:dkey-175g6.2; translated protein: MVMFCCCYPSSTSALLLVLLSLTPLLALAAPALQQRSSVSSSSIDVALNLAKEDPGAAEGAAWTHRKVDSLLQKPLGQEHVSDMDSASSLASVLLEALDHPVRNKMTQGDSEEGLAIESTRSQGDLEQGTEKSSEVVQQGEENWGQEKPKDESESVKEDEVTTAKGTNGQSQSNLANPLQRKTRGYFQNIDLGLQDNEILPPLKGYKAYNQQLAQATKKLKWQEEQTRNPSQLERNFMDDFDFVEEEEEEILTRKEEEARARAEQEEVRRQEAEAQEAREEEQRLADIASDMLLEYMGRKQKASSYMRDMKKAALLNNVAEDKRSNEVEDNDDDDEMDPQTIDKLIEISSKLHLPADDVVEIISDVQEKKKKRKDLPPSNAPRFRPLVPLKAKPRPQAYQYPKSPKKSSYTVDPYKKWYKEKNKGKFSKQDYWFKPQKQFLAYPSFPYYQKPYRAYYPVYFPPPKPRFYTNPALSFDYNFGGPMGYGLKPPNRRYRDRPKARDWKWAQAPQRSQSPYPQPDTVISNYILPHPRTYQALPMPKPRSPQTGRAPSYVYPPDYVYDEPESPQESDEELENFIEKIYYNRRLF